Proteins from one Algicella marina genomic window:
- a CDS encoding VWA domain-containing protein: MPELADPWALLLLPLPLLAWFLLAPRPAEGALLTVPEGVARSILGQSRAEGRARSANLLLPIAIWVLLVTAISGPRLLQPSGALPMSGRDLVIALDLSGSMVREDFELDGETASRLDVVRTVGADFIRRRGGDRVGLVVFGSEAYFASPLTFDVESVARTVEEAVIGVSGRATNISDALGIALKRLSVSEAESRVVILLSDGASNAGAATPRDVAKLAAELGVRVHTIAFGPKSVEESPNERGVVDATTLQSMADLSGGTMFRVRTSDDLVAVTQDLDRLESTESAGLSAAIYHDLWIYPAILAGLGCLLLGWRERA; encoded by the coding sequence ATGCCTGAACTGGCGGACCCCTGGGCGCTGCTTCTGCTGCCCTTGCCGCTACTTGCCTGGTTTCTGCTTGCCCCGCGCCCCGCCGAAGGAGCCCTTCTTACCGTCCCCGAAGGCGTCGCCCGTTCGATCCTCGGGCAGTCCCGGGCTGAAGGCCGAGCCCGCTCCGCCAATCTGTTGCTACCCATCGCGATCTGGGTGTTGCTGGTCACGGCCATTTCCGGCCCGCGCTTGCTGCAACCTTCCGGTGCCCTGCCGATGTCCGGCCGTGATCTCGTCATCGCGCTGGACCTGTCCGGTTCGATGGTGCGCGAGGATTTCGAGCTCGATGGCGAGACTGCCAGCCGTCTCGACGTTGTCCGAACAGTTGGCGCCGACTTCATCCGCCGCCGTGGCGGTGACCGTGTGGGCCTCGTCGTCTTCGGGTCGGAAGCCTATTTCGCCTCGCCCCTGACTTTTGATGTGGAATCCGTCGCCCGAACGGTGGAGGAAGCCGTGATCGGCGTTTCCGGTCGCGCCACCAACATTTCCGACGCGCTGGGCATCGCCCTCAAACGCCTGTCTGTTTCCGAGGCCGAAAGCCGCGTCGTCATCCTTCTCTCCGATGGTGCCAGCAACGCCGGCGCCGCAACGCCGCGGGATGTCGCCAAGCTGGCCGCCGAACTGGGAGTACGCGTGCACACCATCGCGTTCGGCCCAAAATCGGTGGAGGAAAGCCCGAACGAACGCGGTGTTGTCGATGCCACCACGCTCCAGTCCATGGCCGATCTTTCCGGTGGAACGATGTTTCGCGTCCGCACCTCCGATGACCTTGTCGCCGTGACGCAGGATCTCGACCGGCTGGAATCGACCGAAAGCGCCGGTCTCTCGGCGGCCATCTACCATGACCTTTGGATTTATCCGGCAATCCTCGCCGGTCTCGGCTGCCTGCTGCTGGGGTGGAGGGAGCGGGCATGA
- a CDS encoding TRAP transporter large permease, which translates to MIDSILLGIGSLVALIVLIGIRMPIAYAMILVGGIGIAVVNGPGLLLNQLKTLAYGQFSTYDLSVVPMFILMGALASHAGLSSALFRGANAWLGWLRGGTAMAAIAGCAGFGAVCGSSLATASTMGKVALPELRRYNYSGALATGSLAAGGVLGILIPPSVVLIIYAIIVEANIVTMFAAALLPGIMAVILFIITIALYVTLRPDAAPRSGHVDREEFIAATAGLIPVMLIFGIVLGGIYAGLYNPTPAAAIGVALVWLYGTLRGEIGFAILIQSLKETAGTTGMIYLILLGAELMKIYMSRIGLPQATAEWIIASGLEPMTVMIILLIALIFLGCLMDSLSMILLVIPFFWPVLVDLNGGLYATADTAGFGMSTEDLKIWFGILALIVVELGLITPPVGMNVFVISALAKDTPMIETFKGVAPFFGAELVRVVVLLAFPAITLWLPGVLAG; encoded by the coding sequence ATGATCGATTCAATCCTGCTGGGCATAGGGTCGCTCGTCGCGCTGATTGTGCTCATCGGTATCCGCATGCCGATCGCCTACGCCATGATCCTTGTCGGCGGCATCGGTATCGCCGTGGTCAACGGACCGGGCCTTTTGCTGAACCAGCTCAAGACGCTCGCCTATGGCCAGTTCTCCACCTACGACCTCTCGGTCGTACCCATGTTCATACTGATGGGCGCACTGGCCTCGCACGCCGGTCTCTCCTCGGCACTTTTCCGGGGCGCAAACGCGTGGCTCGGCTGGCTGCGTGGCGGCACCGCGATGGCGGCCATTGCCGGCTGTGCCGGCTTCGGGGCGGTCTGCGGTTCCTCGCTCGCCACCGCCTCCACCATGGGCAAGGTCGCCTTGCCGGAACTGCGGCGCTACAACTATTCCGGTGCGCTGGCCACAGGGTCGCTGGCTGCCGGTGGCGTGCTGGGTATCCTGATCCCACCCTCGGTGGTGCTGATCATCTACGCGATCATTGTCGAGGCCAACATAGTCACCATGTTCGCGGCCGCTCTGCTCCCTGGCATCATGGCCGTGATCCTGTTCATAATCACCATCGCGCTTTACGTCACGTTGCGCCCTGACGCGGCCCCGCGCAGCGGCCACGTGGACAGGGAGGAATTCATCGCCGCCACTGCCGGCCTGATCCCGGTCATGCTGATCTTCGGTATCGTCCTCGGTGGCATCTATGCCGGTCTCTACAATCCGACGCCTGCTGCCGCCATCGGTGTCGCGCTCGTCTGGCTCTATGGCACGCTCCGTGGGGAAATCGGGTTTGCCATCCTGATCCAGTCGCTGAAGGAAACGGCAGGCACGACCGGCATGATCTACCTCATCCTGCTCGGCGCCGAACTGATGAAGATCTACATGAGCCGGATCGGCCTGCCGCAGGCCACCGCCGAGTGGATAATTGCCAGCGGGCTGGAGCCGATGACGGTCATGATCATCCTGCTGATCGCCCTGATCTTCCTCGGCTGTCTGATGGACAGCCTGTCGATGATCCTGCTTGTCATCCCGTTCTTCTGGCCGGTTCTGGTCGATCTCAACGGCGGTTTGTACGCGACGGCTGATACAGCGGGCTTCGGGATGAGCACGGAAGATCTCAAGATCTGGTTCGGCATCCTTGCACTGATCGTCGTGGAACTGGGGCTGATCACGCCGCCTGTCGGAATGAACGTCTTCGTCATTTCCGCCTTGGCCAAGGACACGCCAATGATCGAGACCTTCAAGGGCGTTGCGCCATTCTTCGGCGCCGAGCTTGTCCGTGTCGTCGTACTGCTGGCGTTCCCAGCGATAACACTTTGGTTGCCGGGAGTGCTGGCGGGATGA
- a CDS encoding 3-keto-5-aminohexanoate cleavage protein — translation MSDRNPCIICVAITGSVPRKKDNPAVPVTISEQVESTQEAFEAGATICHAHVRNPDETPTSDPEKFALLKEGLEKHCPGMIIQFSTGGRSGAGQERGGMLSLAPDMASLTVGSNNFPTRVYENPPDLVEWLASEMVTFNIKPEIEAFDLSHIFRAAAMHAEGKIRDIPYIQFVMGVKNAMPADKEVFDFYVHTTNRLLPGAPWCAAGIGANQIKVNEWSIAAGGHARTGLEDNVRLDRDNLAPSNAALVARAADLCAKYERPVATVAQARQILGLAA, via the coding sequence ATGTCAGACAGGAACCCTTGCATTATCTGCGTGGCCATCACGGGTTCTGTCCCGCGCAAGAAGGACAATCCGGCCGTTCCGGTGACGATTTCAGAGCAGGTGGAAAGTACCCAGGAGGCCTTCGAGGCCGGGGCCACCATCTGTCACGCGCATGTCCGCAACCCCGATGAAACACCAACGTCCGACCCGGAGAAGTTCGCGTTGCTGAAGGAAGGGCTGGAGAAACATTGTCCTGGAATGATCATCCAGTTTTCCACCGGTGGGCGCTCCGGAGCCGGGCAGGAGCGCGGCGGGATGCTGTCGCTCGCGCCGGATATGGCATCGCTCACTGTCGGCTCCAACAACTTTCCGACCCGCGTTTATGAAAACCCGCCCGATCTGGTGGAGTGGCTCGCCTCCGAAATGGTGACCTTCAATATCAAGCCCGAGATCGAGGCCTTCGATCTCAGCCACATATTTCGTGCGGCGGCAATGCATGCCGAAGGCAAGATCCGCGACATCCCCTACATCCAGTTTGTCATGGGCGTGAAGAACGCAATGCCTGCGGACAAGGAGGTGTTTGATTTCTATGTCCACACCACGAACCGCCTGCTGCCGGGCGCGCCGTGGTGTGCGGCGGGGATCGGTGCGAACCAGATCAAGGTCAACGAGTGGTCAATTGCGGCAGGGGGCCATGCCCGCACCGGTCTGGAGGACAACGTACGGCTGGATCGCGACAATCTTGCGCCATCGAATGCAGCTCTTGTGGCCCGGGCGGCGGACCTATGTGCGAAGTATGAACGTCCCGTGGCAACCGTCGCGCAGGCCCGGCAGATCCTCGGCCTCGCGGCCTGA
- a CDS encoding TRAP transporter small permease, whose amino-acid sequence MTDSFETSRSGISGAAASLITLWAVLGGALLLVVVIMNVLSVIGAAVWVPLPGDFEMTEIGVAVAVFMFLPYCELTGSNVTADIFTARAGPRTIAFFKLLGSIVAVIFSLLLLWRNYANMQSQKEYEYTTAILQFPTWVAFIPILVSLALLAVAACLTLLENGGTVLDADRQ is encoded by the coding sequence GTGACCGACTCCTTCGAAACCAGCCGCTCCGGGATTTCCGGGGCGGCAGCCAGCCTCATAACCCTCTGGGCGGTGCTCGGCGGGGCCCTGTTGCTGGTCGTTGTGATCATGAATGTGCTGTCCGTCATCGGCGCTGCCGTCTGGGTGCCGTTACCGGGCGATTTCGAGATGACGGAAATCGGCGTCGCCGTCGCCGTTTTCATGTTTCTGCCCTATTGCGAACTGACAGGCAGCAATGTCACGGCGGACATCTTCACAGCCCGTGCAGGACCGCGCACAATTGCGTTTTTCAAGCTGCTCGGCTCCATCGTCGCGGTGATATTCAGCCTTCTGCTGCTCTGGCGCAACTACGCCAACATGCAGAGCCAGAAGGAATACGAGTACACCACCGCGATCCTGCAATTTCCGACGTGGGTGGCCTTCATTCCCATCCTCGTCTCTCTCGCCCTTCTCGCCGTCGCCGCTTGCCTGACGCTGCTGGAGAACGGCGGGACCGTACTGGACGCTGACAGACAATGA
- a CDS encoding AAA family ATPase produces the protein MPETGSALHAQKIASLGETLTAGLIGHDVLIERLLIAILAGGHVLVEGAPGLAKTRAVKLLAAAQGGSFARIQCTPDLLPSDATGTHVYRPETGSFEFSPGPVFHNLLLVDEINRAPPKVQSALLEAMAEQQVTSGGETHPLPDPFTVVATQNPIEHEGTFPLPEAQLDRFLLHIMLELPDAVAERQILDLVEAEQSGTGGAISSLDLGDITAARSEAMAVHLSPALRDFIVRLVMATRDEPFRSEIDHPVSPRGSLALAACAKARAYLRGRDHALPEDVEAVAGDALSHRLVLSWRATADGRTARGIIADILSATEAL, from the coding sequence ATGCCGGAAACCGGTTCTGCGCTGCACGCGCAGAAGATTGCCAGCCTTGGTGAAACGCTCACCGCCGGGCTTATTGGCCATGACGTCCTGATCGAACGCCTGCTGATTGCCATCCTCGCTGGCGGCCACGTGCTGGTGGAAGGCGCACCCGGCCTTGCCAAGACACGCGCGGTCAAGCTGCTGGCCGCCGCACAGGGCGGCAGTTTTGCCCGTATCCAGTGCACACCGGATCTGCTGCCTTCGGACGCGACCGGCACACACGTCTACCGCCCGGAGACGGGCTCCTTCGAGTTTTCGCCCGGCCCGGTGTTCCACAACCTGCTGCTGGTCGATGAGATCAATCGCGCACCTCCGAAGGTGCAATCCGCCCTGCTGGAGGCGATGGCAGAACAGCAGGTCACCAGTGGCGGCGAAACCCATCCGCTGCCCGACCCCTTTACCGTCGTCGCCACCCAGAATCCGATAGAGCATGAAGGCACCTTTCCCTTGCCGGAGGCCCAACTCGACCGGTTTCTCCTCCACATCATGCTCGAACTGCCAGACGCCGTGGCGGAACGGCAAATCCTCGATCTTGTGGAAGCGGAGCAATCCGGCACAGGCGGGGCGATCAGCAGTCTCGATCTCGGTGACATCACTGCCGCCCGATCAGAGGCGATGGCGGTGCATCTGTCACCGGCGTTGCGGGATTTCATCGTCCGCCTGGTCATGGCCACGCGGGACGAACCGTTCCGATCCGAAATCGACCATCCCGTCTCTCCCCGTGGGTCGCTTGCCCTTGCGGCCTGTGCAAAGGCCCGTGCCTACCTTCGCGGCCGCGACCATGCGCTTCCGGAAGACGTGGAAGCCGTTGCCGGCGATGCTCTCTCTCACCGGTTGGTGCTCAGTTGGCGGGCGACAGCCGACGGCCGCACGGCCCGTGGCATCATCGCCGACATCCTGTCGGCAACGGAAGCCCTGTGA
- a CDS encoding DUF58 domain-containing protein has translation MKPQPASAFSHPGTHVDPAVLIALRADMLGAENRDAGPVSAMPGGFVIKRRGNGQEVADNRIYAEGDDLRHIDRGATARTGHLYIRRFHEERDRVTLLVADFRPSMLWGMQRAFRSVAAAEALAITGWRAVEAGERVALLALTADGSFAVSPRGRSRGMLAVIGGLARAHEAALAGPSGARADPPLDQALTGISRITPSGAEIVLASGLDTPGDGLADVLGDLSRRRNPRVLMIGDSILGNLPAGQYPMAVGGRRMRARVSGRGATEPRGATLPADIPCITLDAGGSTEAMIRTLGG, from the coding sequence GTGAAGCCGCAGCCCGCATCGGCATTCAGTCACCCCGGAACCCATGTTGATCCGGCGGTGCTGATTGCCTTGCGGGCGGACATGCTCGGCGCTGAAAACCGCGACGCTGGACCCGTGTCCGCAATGCCGGGCGGTTTTGTCATCAAGCGGCGCGGCAATGGCCAGGAAGTCGCCGACAACCGCATATATGCCGAGGGCGACGACCTTCGCCACATCGACCGGGGCGCGACGGCACGCACTGGCCATCTCTATATTCGCCGCTTCCACGAGGAACGCGACAGGGTGACACTGCTGGTCGCTGATTTCCGACCCTCCATGCTCTGGGGAATGCAAAGGGCCTTTCGCTCCGTCGCCGCCGCCGAGGCGCTGGCAATCACCGGCTGGCGGGCAGTGGAGGCGGGTGAGCGTGTGGCCCTGCTCGCCCTCACGGCAGATGGCTCCTTCGCCGTATCGCCACGCGGGCGGAGCCGGGGAATGCTCGCCGTCATTGGCGGTCTGGCGCGGGCGCACGAGGCCGCGCTGGCCGGTCCTTCGGGCGCGCGAGCAGATCCGCCGCTCGATCAGGCACTGACCGGCATTTCCCGCATCACACCCAGCGGTGCGGAGATCGTGCTGGCCTCGGGCCTCGACACCCCGGGCGATGGGCTGGCCGACGTCCTTGGCGATCTTTCGCGCCGCCGCAACCCGCGGGTGCTGATGATCGGCGACAGTATCCTCGGCAATCTGCCCGCAGGTCAGTACCCTATGGCGGTCGGCGGCCGCCGCATGCGGGCCCGCGTTTCCGGGCGGGGCGCGACCGAACCGCGCGGGGCCACCCTGCCCGCCGATATCCCATGCATCACCCTCGACGCCGGTGGTTCCACCGAGGCCATGATCCGGACGCTGGGGGGCTGA
- a CDS encoding GntR family transcriptional regulator, protein MRDSADSGKTHQSERALRALRSRILSGEFLPDQHISETAAADLLGISRTPMREAMARLVEEGLLSRTETGRCTVRRHTRRDVVDAIEVRGVLEGTLVRIAAERGPEPAAFARCQEIAAEIDAALGTNEAVADFQRYTELNAQFHDTLAALSGSETLEREVLRSYRLPLASPNALLHSHFNVPDVRRSLFRGQEQHKDILAAIASREGARAEAIAREHARLARINLDYVMLDNQDLAEMIPGLSMVTAAESNMRSDRPVQQGRRE, encoded by the coding sequence GTGCGCGATTCTGCGGACTCCGGTAAGACGCACCAGTCGGAACGTGCCTTGCGCGCTCTGCGCTCCCGAATTCTGTCCGGTGAATTCCTCCCCGACCAGCACATCTCCGAAACTGCCGCCGCCGACCTTCTCGGTATCTCCCGAACGCCGATGCGCGAGGCGATGGCGCGGCTGGTCGAAGAGGGCCTGCTCTCCCGCACGGAGACCGGCCGTTGCACGGTTCGTCGGCACACCCGCCGCGACGTCGTTGATGCCATCGAAGTCCGCGGCGTGCTTGAAGGCACTTTGGTCCGCATTGCAGCGGAGCGCGGGCCGGAGCCGGCGGCCTTCGCCCGCTGCCAGGAAATCGCCGCTGAAATAGACGCGGCGCTCGGTACGAATGAAGCTGTCGCAGATTTCCAGCGCTACACCGAACTCAACGCACAGTTCCATGACACTCTCGCTGCTCTTTCCGGCTCCGAGACGCTGGAGCGTGAGGTGCTGCGATCCTACCGCCTGCCGCTCGCGTCGCCGAACGCGCTGTTGCATAGCCACTTCAACGTGCCGGATGTCCGCCGTTCCCTGTTTCGCGGGCAGGAGCAGCACAAGGACATACTTGCCGCGATCGCCAGCCGGGAGGGCGCGCGCGCAGAGGCCATAGCGCGGGAACACGCGCGTCTTGCCCGGATCAATCTCGATTACGTGATGCTCGACAATCAGGACTTGGCAGAAATGATTCCGGGCCTTTCCATGGTGACTGCCGCAGAATCCAACATGCGCAGCGACCGACCTGTTCAGCAAGGGAGAAGAGAATGA
- a CDS encoding hemerythrin domain-containing protein encodes MQDSENLALSEREGLPDALRVLTAEFDRDAWADHPNFSGLISFWLDRHLGFRSFLEAIRQETEAMLDGRKEFDRYRAVLSRRGSVLLQELHGHHTIEDQHYFPVLQKLDTRLERGFDILEADHHALDPLLQRFAERANGVLQSEDAKAADKPLATFLGEVRGLESLLDRHLVDEEDLVVPVLLKYAPEQFV; translated from the coding sequence TTGCAAGACAGCGAAAATCTGGCTCTCTCGGAGCGTGAAGGATTGCCCGACGCCCTCCGCGTTCTGACTGCGGAGTTCGACAGGGACGCATGGGCCGATCATCCAAACTTCTCGGGCCTGATTTCCTTCTGGCTCGACAGACACCTCGGTTTCCGTTCGTTTCTGGAGGCGATCAGACAGGAAACCGAGGCGATGCTGGATGGCCGGAAGGAGTTTGATCGCTATCGTGCCGTCCTGTCCCGGCGCGGATCCGTCCTGCTTCAGGAGCTTCACGGCCACCACACCATTGAAGACCAGCATTATTTCCCGGTCTTGCAGAAACTGGATACCCGCCTGGAGCGCGGCTTTGACATCCTGGAGGCCGATCACCACGCGCTTGACCCGTTGCTGCAACGCTTTGCCGAGCGGGCAAACGGTGTGTTGCAAAGCGAGGATGCCAAGGCGGCAGACAAGCCGCTGGCCACATTTCTGGGTGAGGTTCGCGGTCTCGAAAGCCTGCTGGACAGGCACCTCGTGGACGAGGAAGACCTTGTCGTGCCGGTACTGCTCAAATATGCACCAGAGCAATTCGTCTGA
- a CDS encoding thiamine pyrophosphate-requiring protein — translation MTDANEQMTAGGAIFPRLKALGVDYVFANSGTDFPPIIEGLAEAGARGQELPQALVIPHEHAAMGMAHGYYLMTGRAQAVMLHTNVGLANGAIGAINAACEHIPMLLMSGRTPVTEAGRLGSRTVPIGWGQEMFDQAALVREACKWENELRFPEQMAPLLDRAHAIANSTPKGPVYLSLPREVLCEQIDTQGLFAPPAIQPSETMASPASIRAAAEMIADAKRPIVFAQRGLGSDEAFTAFGAWLEDWAIAYPSWWITQLALPTDHPCHIGPEPGHWLEEADVVVVINALAPWWPDKHSVNPDAKVIHIGPDPLFSRFPTRTFRSDLTLTGEVAPIMEALMAEMSDMPRGAELPTRRTALAKAAAAERKVRHELATASTAKGITKAYVSHCLGEVLAGETSTVLSELGTILGPLERREHLSWLVEPHSGGLGWSFPAALGAKLADPTRTVVATMGDGSYMFANPTVCHQIAEALELGILVIVLNNEEWGAVRHSVTGVYPDGFASRANRMPLTALKPSPDFTKTAEASRAWTRTVREPADVIPALEKALAATAKGRLALLDIRILPD, via the coding sequence ATGACGGATGCAAACGAACAGATGACGGCCGGCGGAGCCATCTTCCCACGCCTGAAGGCGCTGGGCGTCGATTATGTCTTCGCCAATTCCGGCACCGATTTTCCGCCGATTATCGAGGGGCTGGCCGAGGCAGGGGCGCGTGGGCAGGAGCTGCCGCAGGCGCTGGTGATCCCGCACGAGCATGCCGCGATGGGCATGGCCCACGGCTACTACCTGATGACAGGACGCGCGCAGGCGGTGATGTTGCACACGAATGTCGGTCTGGCCAACGGGGCCATCGGCGCGATCAACGCTGCATGCGAACATATTCCCATGCTGCTGATGTCGGGGCGGACGCCGGTGACGGAGGCGGGTCGACTCGGCTCCCGCACCGTGCCGATCGGTTGGGGTCAGGAAATGTTCGACCAGGCGGCGCTGGTGCGCGAGGCCTGCAAGTGGGAAAACGAACTCCGTTTCCCCGAACAGATGGCCCCACTGCTCGATCGTGCACATGCGATTGCCAACTCAACCCCGAAAGGGCCCGTCTATCTGTCACTGCCACGCGAAGTTCTGTGTGAGCAGATCGATACCCAAGGCCTGTTCGCACCGCCTGCGATCCAGCCATCAGAAACCATGGCCAGCCCGGCATCCATCCGCGCTGCGGCGGAGATGATTGCGGATGCGAAACGCCCCATCGTCTTCGCGCAGCGCGGTCTCGGATCCGACGAGGCATTCACGGCCTTCGGCGCATGGTTGGAGGACTGGGCCATCGCCTATCCAAGCTGGTGGATCACCCAGCTGGCCCTGCCAACCGATCATCCCTGCCACATTGGCCCGGAACCCGGCCACTGGCTGGAAGAGGCGGATGTCGTAGTGGTCATCAATGCCCTCGCACCGTGGTGGCCTGACAAGCACTCGGTAAACCCGGATGCCAAAGTCATTCATATCGGTCCAGACCCGCTGTTCAGCCGTTTCCCCACCCGGACCTTCCGATCGGATCTTACGCTGACCGGAGAGGTAGCTCCGATTATGGAGGCGCTGATGGCGGAGATGTCGGACATGCCGCGTGGCGCGGAACTGCCCACCCGCCGCACTGCCTTGGCAAAGGCCGCTGCCGCCGAGCGTAAAGTCCGCCACGAACTGGCCACCGCCAGCACCGCCAAGGGCATCACCAAAGCCTATGTCAGCCATTGTCTGGGCGAGGTTCTGGCAGGCGAAACGTCCACCGTTCTGTCGGAACTTGGCACGATCCTGGGCCCGTTGGAACGGCGAGAGCATCTCAGTTGGCTGGTGGAGCCGCATTCCGGCGGCCTAGGCTGGTCCTTCCCGGCAGCGCTCGGCGCGAAACTTGCCGATCCAACGCGCACGGTCGTCGCCACGATGGGCGACGGCTCCTACATGTTCGCCAACCCAACAGTCTGCCACCAGATCGCCGAGGCACTCGAACTCGGCATCCTGGTCATAGTTCTCAACAACGAGGAATGGGGCGCCGTGCGGCACTCCGTCACCGGCGTCTATCCAGACGGTTTCGCCTCCCGCGCCAACCGCATGCCGCTGACGGCATTGAAACCCTCTCCGGATTTCACGAAAACAGCAGAGGCGAGCCGGGCGTGGACACGCACCGTCCGGGAACCCGCAGATGTTATCCCGGCGCTGGAAAAGGCGCTGGCCGCAACCGCCAAGGGCAGGCTCGCTTTGCTGGATATCCGCATCCTTCCGGATTGA
- a CDS encoding TRAP transporter substrate-binding protein, which translates to MNIKTVALALGASLVMTTSALAQEYTFKLHHMLSAKAPSHTEMLEPWARAVEENSGGKVKIEIFPSMTLGGRPPELIQQARDGVVDLIWTVNGYTPGLFPRTEVFELPTVFKNDPVAANLAMYDMFEESLKDDYKGLEVMFLHVHAGQAIHMRSDDVRSPADLAGKKLRIPTRTGAWVIEALGASPVAMPVPELPPALQKGVVDGALIPWEIIAPLKIQEQTEFQIEGAEKERLGTTTFQVSMNGDRWGSLPPEIQQAFKDASGREWWGEVGNVWRATDDFGIELAVKSGNTHTTLSEEETAAFREALAPVVDRWIDDVSSKGIDGAGLVEKARELIATNGGAS; encoded by the coding sequence ATGAACATCAAGACAGTGGCACTAGCCCTCGGGGCGTCGCTGGTCATGACGACCAGTGCGCTGGCGCAGGAGTACACATTCAAGCTGCATCACATGCTCAGCGCCAAGGCGCCCTCGCATACGGAGATGCTGGAGCCGTGGGCCCGCGCCGTGGAGGAGAACTCCGGCGGCAAGGTGAAGATCGAAATCTTCCCGTCCATGACCCTCGGCGGCCGCCCGCCCGAACTCATTCAGCAGGCCCGCGATGGTGTTGTGGATCTGATCTGGACCGTGAACGGATACACACCCGGCCTGTTCCCCCGTACCGAAGTCTTTGAACTGCCCACCGTCTTCAAGAATGACCCGGTTGCGGCGAACCTTGCGATGTACGACATGTTCGAGGAGTCGCTGAAGGACGATTACAAGGGTCTGGAAGTCATGTTCCTGCACGTCCACGCGGGCCAGGCCATCCACATGCGTTCGGACGACGTTCGCAGCCCGGCGGATCTCGCAGGCAAGAAGCTCCGCATTCCGACGCGCACCGGCGCATGGGTGATCGAAGCACTCGGCGCCAGCCCGGTGGCCATGCCGGTACCTGAACTTCCGCCCGCGCTGCAGAAGGGCGTCGTAGATGGCGCCCTGATCCCCTGGGAAATCATCGCACCCCTGAAGATTCAGGAACAGACAGAGTTCCAGATCGAAGGCGCGGAAAAGGAACGCCTTGGCACCACCACGTTCCAGGTGTCCATGAACGGTGATCGCTGGGGAAGCCTGCCGCCGGAAATCCAGCAGGCATTCAAGGATGCATCCGGCCGCGAATGGTGGGGCGAAGTCGGCAACGTGTGGCGCGCGACCGATGACTTCGGCATCGAACTTGCCGTCAAATCCGGCAACACACACACCACTCTGTCGGAGGAGGAAACCGCAGCCTTCCGCGAAGCCCTGGCGCCCGTGGTCGACCGCTGGATCGACGATGTCTCATCCAAGGGCATCGATGGCGCCGGTCTTGTCGAAAAGGCTCGCGAACTGATCGCCACCAATGGCGGCGCGAGCTGA